A window from Pleuronectes platessa chromosome 6, fPlePla1.1, whole genome shotgun sequence encodes these proteins:
- the LOC128442808 gene encoding protein disulfide isomerase Creld1 translates to MWGAWPFLPALVLLSELSVVRVQTAPCQTCRKLTESFITGLEVTAKKNFGGGNTAWEEDKLAKYARSETRLLEIVEAACEKTDFECNQLLEQIEDQVETWWFHRQQEAPDLFEWLCIEELRLCCPPGHFGPGCKECPSSPGGVCGGLGRCEGEGTRLGDGECVCDPGYSGSLCQGCADGYYRENSSNDSKGACAACYYSCKKCKGPQDYKCLDCKPGWILHDNKCVDIDECGTELARCPSNTYCHNTDGAYECRGCDQACVGCMGSGPARCKKCSRGYRLKGAKCLDIDECNERAIACPGLNEACINEEGSFHCDCADGFIRRDSICVENKPPAGPEKGLFDDMTDDEVLVLQQMFFGVVICAIATLAAKGDMVFTAIFIGGVAAMAGYWLTEKGDYMLDGFIKGR, encoded by the exons ATGTGGGGGGCCTGGCCGTTCCTGCCTGCTCTGGTACTTCTCTCAGAACTCTCTGTGGTGAGAGTCCAGACAGCGCCATGCCAGACCTGTCGAAAACTCACCGAAAGTTTCATTACG GGTTTGGAGGTTACGGCGAAAAAGAACTTTGGGGGTGGTAACACTGCTTGGGAAGAAGATAAGTTGGCTAAGTATGCACGGAG TGAGACTCGACTGCTGGAGATTGTAGAAGCTGCTTGTGAGAAAACAGATTTTGAATGTAaccagctgctggagcagaTAGAGGACCAGGTGGAGACGTGGTGGTTCCACAG GCAGCAGGAGGCACCAGACCTGTTTGAGTGGCTGTGCATAGAGGAACTGAGACTCTGCTGTCCACCTGGCCACTTTGGGCCTGGCTGCAAAG AGTGTCCATCCAGCCCCGGTGGGGTGTGTGGTGGTCTCGGCCGCTGTGAGGGGGAGGGGACTCGACTGGGAGATGGAGAGTGCGTCTGTGATCCTGGATACTCAGGCAGTCTGTGCCAGGGCTGCGCTGATGGCTACTATAGAGAGAACAGCTCCAATGACAGCAAAGGAGCCTGTGCAG CTTGTTACTACTCGTGTAAGAAGTGCAAAGGGCCGCAGGATTACAAATGCCTCGACTGTAAACCGGGCTGGATCCTCCATGACAAcaagtgtgtgg ACATTGACGAGTGTGGTACGGAGCTGGCTCGATGTCCCTCGAACACGTACTGTCACAACACAGATGGAGCATATGAATGCAGAG GCTGTGACCAGGCATGTGTGGGATGCATGGGAAGCGGCCCTGCCCGTTGTAAGAAATGTTCACGTGGCTACAGATTGAAAGGAGCCAAGTGTCTTG ATATAGATGAATGTAATGAGCGTGCGATAGCGTGCCCAGGACTCAACGAGGCCTGTATCAACGAGGAGGGCTCCTTCCACTGTGACTGTGCCGATGGATTCATCAGAAGAGACAGCATTTGTGTCGAGAACAAGCCACCTG CCGGCCCAGAGAAGGGACTGTTTGACGACATGACAGATGACGAGGTTCTTGTCCTGCAGCAGATGTTCTTTGGGGTCGTGATCTGTGCCATCGCTACGCTCGCTGCTAAGGGTGATATGGTTTTCACGGCTATTTTCATTGGAGGTGTGGCTGCTATGGCCGGATACTGGTTGACAGAGAAGGGGGACTACATGCTGGATGGATTCATAAAAGGACGCTAG
- the mbd4 gene encoding methyl-CpG-binding domain protein 4, producing MNNQSLKDRDDSCHISTMPPGWIREVRQRRAGKTAGKLDVYIISPQGQKFRSKSSLHAFLLQNEDGSLDISLFDFTTSQGDVITASQIILPTQIKSRGRKKKQKETTQDAVEILNTPPSTFKRATSPCRSTKEDNARKSDDVNHINIDILPEVCGNQTDENVECCIQAAPSVIVEDVIMQGSPQRVGLREKLLRLAPSSKQKITSSVQVDEQTDSQPSVPTLTVEPATESENEKEEEKGDEEMQIHSEGEKKLNSELETDADSHQDVEEEVLLPDTDVSSTPVRESQNKSKSSEDNRKTSPYFSRKSFKDGLSPPRRKAFKKWTPPRSPFNLVQETLFHDPWKLLVATIFLNKTSGKMAIPALWQFFERYPSAEVTREADWKPMSELMKPLGLYELRAKALIRFSDEYITKQWRYPIELHGIGKYGNDSYRIFCVEEWRQVTPKDHKLNKYHAWLWENHETLGI from the exons ATGAACAACCAGAGTCTTAAGGACAGAGATGATTCGTGCCACATTTCCACGATGCCCCCTGGCTGGATCAGGGAGGTGAGGCAGAGGAGAGCAGGCAAGACAGCAGGCAAACTGGACGTCTACATAATAAG TCCCCAGGGGCAGAAGTTCCGGTCAAAGTCATCCCTGCACGCTTTCCTCCTACAAAATGAAGACGGGAGCTTGGACATCAGCCTCTTTGATTTCACCACATCCCAAGGTGATGTCATCACAGCTTCACAAATAATACTCCCCACCCAAATTAAATcgagggggagaaagaaaaaacagaaggaGACAACGCAAGATGCAGTGGAAATTCTGAATACACCTCCAAGTACATTTAAAAGAGCCACTTCCCCCTGCAGAAGCACTAAAGAAGACAATGCTAGGAAATCAGATGACGTTAACCATATTAATATTGACATTTTACCAGAAGTGTGTGGAAATCAAACTGATGAGAATGTGGAGTGCTGCATCCAAGCTGCACCTTCAGTAATAGTGGAAGATGTGATTATGCAGGGGAGTCCTCAGAGAGTCGGGctgagagagaagctgctccGACTGGCTCCATCTAGCAAACAGAAAATAACTTCCAGTGTTCAGGTGGACGAGCAAACAGACTCGCAGCCTTCTGTCCCGACACTGACTGTTGAACCTGCCACTGAGAGCGAgaatgagaaagaggaggaaaaaggtgATGAAGAGATGCAAATTCACAGCGAAGGCGAGAAAAAGCTAAATTCTGAACTGGAGACTGATGCTGACAGTCATCAGGATGTTGAAGAGGAGGTGTTGTTACCCGACACTGATGTCAGCTCGACACCGGTGAGAGAATCCCAGAATA AGTCCAAAAGCTCGGAAGACAACCGGAAAACAAGCCCATATTTCAGCAGGAAATCCTTTAAAGATG GACTCAGTCCTCCCAGGAGGAAAGCCTTTAAGAAATGGACACCCCCTCGTTCTCCATTCAACCTTGTTCAGGAAACTCTTTTCCATGATCCCTGGAAGCTCCTGGTGGCCACCATCTTTCTAAACAAGACCAGTG GCAAGATGGCTATTCCAGCGCTGTGGCAGTTCTTTGAGCGTTACCCGTCAGCGGAGGTGACCAGGGAGGCCGACTGGAAGCCGATGTCTGAACTTATGAAGCCACTCGGCCTCTATGAGCTTAGAGCCAAAGCACTCATACGCTTCTCAG ATGAATATATAACTAAGCAGTGGCGTTACCCCATCGAGCTGCATGGTATCGGGAAGTACGGCAACGACTCCTACAGGATCTTCTGTGTGGAAGAGTGGAGACAG GTGACACCTAAAGATCACAAGTTAAACAAATATCACGCCTGGCTGTGGGAGAACCATGAAACTCTTGGAATCTGA